From the genome of Miscanthus floridulus cultivar M001 chromosome 10, ASM1932011v1, whole genome shotgun sequence, one region includes:
- the LOC136486738 gene encoding disease resistance protein RPM1-like isoform X1 codes for MNQLKIAEAEMAEALLHVVSKIGATLTEETTKAVIAKLSDKVKNLKELPEKVEEIGKEFKMMSTVVKQFSTPGHSNELVKDWIGEVRDLAHRVEDVMDKYSYHALKLKEENTMKKFFSKAYYVTVFSEIADEIIQIEKKIENVVKRRDRWLQLPHLIPNPLADIERKQPHSSFQEVVQDDIVGIEDNRRKVTEWLDSDSDKQGSTVITVFGMGGLGKTTLVANVYERAKVNFTTHAWIVVSQTYGLVDLLRKMLKKIGDQEHSQLMDLDTHDLEVKIKERLSGGNCLLVLDDVWNREAYTQIMGVFQNLQASRVIITTRQEHVATLAEPRHRLKLKPLEHKDAFNLFCRKVFYNRMECKCPQNLEKLANAIVDRCQGLPLAIVSIGGMLSSLPATEYVWNETYNQLRGELANNDHLRAILNLSYHDTPGELRNCFLYCGLFPEDHEFSRESLVRLWVAEGFAFPKEQSTAEEVADRYLRELIQRNMLEVVENDELGRVSTCKMHDLVRDLVLSIAKEEKYGSAIDFSSMSYMDKDVRRLSSCGWKDTNAVKAKFPRLRTLVALGIIASPSQLLSPILSESHYITVLELQDSEITEVPASIGNLFNLRYIGLRRTRVKSLPESIGKLSNLLTLDIKQTKIEKLPRGIVRVKKLRHLLADRYDDEEQSKFRYFIGMQAPKQLSNLEDLQTLETVEASKDLAEQLAKLTKLQSVWIDKIHAVDCANLFAALSMMPLLSSLLLSASDENEELCLQALKPESDKLHRLIIRGCWADKTLECPIFLDHGRNLKYLAISWCGLKDDPFKLLAPYVPNLTYLSLNRVHSANTLVLYEGCFPQLKTLVLKCMPDVSELKISDRALPQIEGLYVVTLPKLDKVPHGIESLRSLKKLWLLDLHQGFKAQWNMNGMQQKMQYVPELRI; via the coding sequence CAGAAATGGCGGAGGCCTTACTCCATGTTGTTTCAAAGATTGGTGCCACATTAACAGAGGAAACCACAAAGGCTGTGATAGCCAAGCTATCAGACAAAGTTAAAAATCTGAAGGAATTACCAGAGAAAGTTGAGGAAATAGGGAAAGAATTTAAGATGATGAGTACTGTTGTAAAGCAATTTAGTACACCAGGTCATAGCAATGAGCTCGTTAAAGACTGGATTGGAGAGGTGCGGGATTTGGCCCACCGTGTTGAGGATGTAATGGATAAATATTCATATCATGCTCTTAAATTGAAGGAAGAAAATACCATGAAGAAGTTCTTCTCCAAAGCTTATTATGTCACAGTTTTCAGTGAGATTGCTGACGAGATTATCCAGATAGAGAAGAAAATCGAAAATGTTGTGAAGCGGCGAGATCGGTGGCTGCAGCTGCCTCACCTTATTCCTAATCCACTTGCTGACATTGAAAGAAAACAACCACATAGCAGTTTCCAGGAAGTTGTACAAGATGATATTGTGGGGATTGAAGACAACAGGAGAAAGGTGACTGAATGGCTGGACTCTGACtctgacaagcaaggtagcacaGTGATTACAGTGTTTGGTATGGGTGGACTGGGAAAAACCACCCTGGTCGCAAATGTGTATGAGCGGGCGAAGGTCAACTTCACCACTCATGCTTGGATTGTTGTGTCTCAGACCTATGGTTTGGTTGATTTGCTGAGAAAAATGCTTAAGAAGATTGGGGACCAAGAGCATTCACAGCTAATGGATTTGGATACCCATGACTTGGAAGTAAAAATAAAAGAAAGGTTATCAGGTGGAAATTGTTTGCTTGTATTAGATGATGTCTGGAATCGAGAAGCATACACTCAGATAATGGGTGTATTCCAGAATCTCCAAGCAAGTAGAGTTATAATCACAACACGACAGGAGCATGTGGCTACACTTGCTGAACCAAGACATCGACTCAAACTCAAACCATTGGAACACAAAGATGCATTTAATCTTTTCTGCAGAAAGGTTTTCTATAACCGCATGGAATGCAAGTGCCCTCAGAACCTTGAAAAGCTGGCTAATGCTATAGTGGATAGATGTCAAGGCCTGCCACTTGCAATTGTATCCATAGGTGGTATGTTGTCTTCACTGCCAGCAACAGAATACGTCTGGAACGAGACATACAACCAACTTCGTGGTGAGCTGGCAAATAATGATCATCTTCGTGCAATTCTAAATCTGAGCTACCATGACACACCTGGAGAACTGAGGAATTGCTTCTTGTATTGTGGTCTGTTCCCAGAGGATCACGAATTTTCACGGGAAAGCCTTGTGCGGCTGTGGGTTGCAGAAGGTTTTGCATTTCCAAAAGAACAAAGCACAGCAGAGGAGGTGGCTGACAGATATCTCAGAGAATTGATTCAAAGAAATATGCTGGAAGTTGTGGAGAATGATGAGCTAGGCAGGGTTAGTACCTGCAAGATGCATGACCTTGTGCGAGACCTGGTGCTTTCTATTGCCAAAGAGGAAAAGTATGGTTCCGCCATTGATTTTTCAAGCATGTCCTACATGGACAAGGATGTTCGTCGCCTGTCGTCATGTGGATGGAAAGACACAAATGCAGTAAAAGCAAAATTCCCACGTCTTCGAACCCTAGTGGCACTTGGAATAATTGCATCACCTTCTCAGTTGTTATCACCAATTTTATCTGAATCCCACTATATTACTGTTCTTGAGCTGCAAGATTCTGAAATAACTGAAGTGCCAGCATCCATAGGAAATCTGTTTAATCTGCGCTACATCGGTCTGCGCCGCACAAGGGTCAAGTCACTTCCAGAGTCTATCGGGAAGCTCTCAAACCTCCTCACCCTGGACATCAAGCAAACAAAAATAGAGAAGTTGCCACGAGGGATTGTCAGGGTCAAGAAGCTGCGGCACCTTCTAGCTGATAGATATGATGATGAGGAGCAGTCAAAGTTCCGGTATTTCATCGGAATGCAAGCACCAAAACAGCTATCCAATTTGGAGGATCTGCAAACTCTTGAGACCGTGGAAGCGAGCAAGGACTTGGCTGAACAGCTAGCGAAACTTACAAAACTACAGAGTGTGTGGATTGACAAAATACATGCTGTTGACTGTGCAAATCTTTTTGCTGCACTTTCCATGATGCCACTTCTTTCTAGCTTGCTACTCTCTGCAAGTGATGAGAACGAGGAACTTTGCCTGCAAGCTCTCAAGCCAGAATCTGATAAACTCCACAGGTTGATAATCAGAGGGTGTTGGGCAGACAAGACATTAGAGTGCCCGATATTTCTTGACCATGGCAGAAATCTGAAGTATCTAGCTATAAGCTGGTGTGGACTTAAGGACGACCCATTCAAGTTGCTTGCTCCATATGTGCCGAACCTAACCTATCTTAGCCTTAACAGAGTGCATAGTGCAAACACCCTAGTTCTTTATGAGGGGTGCTTCCCACAGCTGAAAACGCTTGTCTTGAAGTGCATGCCTGATGTCAGCGAGCTGAAGATCAGCGATCGTGCCCTTCCACAGATTGAAGGTTTATATGTTGTGACACTTCCAAAACTTGACAAGGTCCCCCATGGCATCGAATCCCTTCGCTCTCTGAAGAAGCTATGGCTGTTGGATCTGCACCAGGGCTTCAAAGCTCAGTGGAATATGAACGGAATGCAGCAGAAGATGCAGTATGTTCCAGAGCTCCGCATCTAG
- the LOC136486738 gene encoding disease resistance protein RPM1-like isoform X2, whose translation MNQLKIAEEMAEALLHVVSKIGATLTEETTKAVIAKLSDKVKNLKELPEKVEEIGKEFKMMSTVVKQFSTPGHSNELVKDWIGEVRDLAHRVEDVMDKYSYHALKLKEENTMKKFFSKAYYVTVFSEIADEIIQIEKKIENVVKRRDRWLQLPHLIPNPLADIERKQPHSSFQEVVQDDIVGIEDNRRKVTEWLDSDSDKQGSTVITVFGMGGLGKTTLVANVYERAKVNFTTHAWIVVSQTYGLVDLLRKMLKKIGDQEHSQLMDLDTHDLEVKIKERLSGGNCLLVLDDVWNREAYTQIMGVFQNLQASRVIITTRQEHVATLAEPRHRLKLKPLEHKDAFNLFCRKVFYNRMECKCPQNLEKLANAIVDRCQGLPLAIVSIGGMLSSLPATEYVWNETYNQLRGELANNDHLRAILNLSYHDTPGELRNCFLYCGLFPEDHEFSRESLVRLWVAEGFAFPKEQSTAEEVADRYLRELIQRNMLEVVENDELGRVSTCKMHDLVRDLVLSIAKEEKYGSAIDFSSMSYMDKDVRRLSSCGWKDTNAVKAKFPRLRTLVALGIIASPSQLLSPILSESHYITVLELQDSEITEVPASIGNLFNLRYIGLRRTRVKSLPESIGKLSNLLTLDIKQTKIEKLPRGIVRVKKLRHLLADRYDDEEQSKFRYFIGMQAPKQLSNLEDLQTLETVEASKDLAEQLAKLTKLQSVWIDKIHAVDCANLFAALSMMPLLSSLLLSASDENEELCLQALKPESDKLHRLIIRGCWADKTLECPIFLDHGRNLKYLAISWCGLKDDPFKLLAPYVPNLTYLSLNRVHSANTLVLYEGCFPQLKTLVLKCMPDVSELKISDRALPQIEGLYVVTLPKLDKVPHGIESLRSLKKLWLLDLHQGFKAQWNMNGMQQKMQYVPELRI comes from the coding sequence AAATGGCGGAGGCCTTACTCCATGTTGTTTCAAAGATTGGTGCCACATTAACAGAGGAAACCACAAAGGCTGTGATAGCCAAGCTATCAGACAAAGTTAAAAATCTGAAGGAATTACCAGAGAAAGTTGAGGAAATAGGGAAAGAATTTAAGATGATGAGTACTGTTGTAAAGCAATTTAGTACACCAGGTCATAGCAATGAGCTCGTTAAAGACTGGATTGGAGAGGTGCGGGATTTGGCCCACCGTGTTGAGGATGTAATGGATAAATATTCATATCATGCTCTTAAATTGAAGGAAGAAAATACCATGAAGAAGTTCTTCTCCAAAGCTTATTATGTCACAGTTTTCAGTGAGATTGCTGACGAGATTATCCAGATAGAGAAGAAAATCGAAAATGTTGTGAAGCGGCGAGATCGGTGGCTGCAGCTGCCTCACCTTATTCCTAATCCACTTGCTGACATTGAAAGAAAACAACCACATAGCAGTTTCCAGGAAGTTGTACAAGATGATATTGTGGGGATTGAAGACAACAGGAGAAAGGTGACTGAATGGCTGGACTCTGACtctgacaagcaaggtagcacaGTGATTACAGTGTTTGGTATGGGTGGACTGGGAAAAACCACCCTGGTCGCAAATGTGTATGAGCGGGCGAAGGTCAACTTCACCACTCATGCTTGGATTGTTGTGTCTCAGACCTATGGTTTGGTTGATTTGCTGAGAAAAATGCTTAAGAAGATTGGGGACCAAGAGCATTCACAGCTAATGGATTTGGATACCCATGACTTGGAAGTAAAAATAAAAGAAAGGTTATCAGGTGGAAATTGTTTGCTTGTATTAGATGATGTCTGGAATCGAGAAGCATACACTCAGATAATGGGTGTATTCCAGAATCTCCAAGCAAGTAGAGTTATAATCACAACACGACAGGAGCATGTGGCTACACTTGCTGAACCAAGACATCGACTCAAACTCAAACCATTGGAACACAAAGATGCATTTAATCTTTTCTGCAGAAAGGTTTTCTATAACCGCATGGAATGCAAGTGCCCTCAGAACCTTGAAAAGCTGGCTAATGCTATAGTGGATAGATGTCAAGGCCTGCCACTTGCAATTGTATCCATAGGTGGTATGTTGTCTTCACTGCCAGCAACAGAATACGTCTGGAACGAGACATACAACCAACTTCGTGGTGAGCTGGCAAATAATGATCATCTTCGTGCAATTCTAAATCTGAGCTACCATGACACACCTGGAGAACTGAGGAATTGCTTCTTGTATTGTGGTCTGTTCCCAGAGGATCACGAATTTTCACGGGAAAGCCTTGTGCGGCTGTGGGTTGCAGAAGGTTTTGCATTTCCAAAAGAACAAAGCACAGCAGAGGAGGTGGCTGACAGATATCTCAGAGAATTGATTCAAAGAAATATGCTGGAAGTTGTGGAGAATGATGAGCTAGGCAGGGTTAGTACCTGCAAGATGCATGACCTTGTGCGAGACCTGGTGCTTTCTATTGCCAAAGAGGAAAAGTATGGTTCCGCCATTGATTTTTCAAGCATGTCCTACATGGACAAGGATGTTCGTCGCCTGTCGTCATGTGGATGGAAAGACACAAATGCAGTAAAAGCAAAATTCCCACGTCTTCGAACCCTAGTGGCACTTGGAATAATTGCATCACCTTCTCAGTTGTTATCACCAATTTTATCTGAATCCCACTATATTACTGTTCTTGAGCTGCAAGATTCTGAAATAACTGAAGTGCCAGCATCCATAGGAAATCTGTTTAATCTGCGCTACATCGGTCTGCGCCGCACAAGGGTCAAGTCACTTCCAGAGTCTATCGGGAAGCTCTCAAACCTCCTCACCCTGGACATCAAGCAAACAAAAATAGAGAAGTTGCCACGAGGGATTGTCAGGGTCAAGAAGCTGCGGCACCTTCTAGCTGATAGATATGATGATGAGGAGCAGTCAAAGTTCCGGTATTTCATCGGAATGCAAGCACCAAAACAGCTATCCAATTTGGAGGATCTGCAAACTCTTGAGACCGTGGAAGCGAGCAAGGACTTGGCTGAACAGCTAGCGAAACTTACAAAACTACAGAGTGTGTGGATTGACAAAATACATGCTGTTGACTGTGCAAATCTTTTTGCTGCACTTTCCATGATGCCACTTCTTTCTAGCTTGCTACTCTCTGCAAGTGATGAGAACGAGGAACTTTGCCTGCAAGCTCTCAAGCCAGAATCTGATAAACTCCACAGGTTGATAATCAGAGGGTGTTGGGCAGACAAGACATTAGAGTGCCCGATATTTCTTGACCATGGCAGAAATCTGAAGTATCTAGCTATAAGCTGGTGTGGACTTAAGGACGACCCATTCAAGTTGCTTGCTCCATATGTGCCGAACCTAACCTATCTTAGCCTTAACAGAGTGCATAGTGCAAACACCCTAGTTCTTTATGAGGGGTGCTTCCCACAGCTGAAAACGCTTGTCTTGAAGTGCATGCCTGATGTCAGCGAGCTGAAGATCAGCGATCGTGCCCTTCCACAGATTGAAGGTTTATATGTTGTGACACTTCCAAAACTTGACAAGGTCCCCCATGGCATCGAATCCCTTCGCTCTCTGAAGAAGCTATGGCTGTTGGATCTGCACCAGGGCTTCAAAGCTCAGTGGAATATGAACGGAATGCAGCAGAAGATGCAGTATGTTCCAGAGCTCCGCATCTAG
- the LOC136486738 gene encoding disease resistance protein RPM1-like isoform X3, whose product MAEALLHVVSKIGATLTEETTKAVIAKLSDKVKNLKELPEKVEEIGKEFKMMSTVVKQFSTPGHSNELVKDWIGEVRDLAHRVEDVMDKYSYHALKLKEENTMKKFFSKAYYVTVFSEIADEIIQIEKKIENVVKRRDRWLQLPHLIPNPLADIERKQPHSSFQEVVQDDIVGIEDNRRKVTEWLDSDSDKQGSTVITVFGMGGLGKTTLVANVYERAKVNFTTHAWIVVSQTYGLVDLLRKMLKKIGDQEHSQLMDLDTHDLEVKIKERLSGGNCLLVLDDVWNREAYTQIMGVFQNLQASRVIITTRQEHVATLAEPRHRLKLKPLEHKDAFNLFCRKVFYNRMECKCPQNLEKLANAIVDRCQGLPLAIVSIGGMLSSLPATEYVWNETYNQLRGELANNDHLRAILNLSYHDTPGELRNCFLYCGLFPEDHEFSRESLVRLWVAEGFAFPKEQSTAEEVADRYLRELIQRNMLEVVENDELGRVSTCKMHDLVRDLVLSIAKEEKYGSAIDFSSMSYMDKDVRRLSSCGWKDTNAVKAKFPRLRTLVALGIIASPSQLLSPILSESHYITVLELQDSEITEVPASIGNLFNLRYIGLRRTRVKSLPESIGKLSNLLTLDIKQTKIEKLPRGIVRVKKLRHLLADRYDDEEQSKFRYFIGMQAPKQLSNLEDLQTLETVEASKDLAEQLAKLTKLQSVWIDKIHAVDCANLFAALSMMPLLSSLLLSASDENEELCLQALKPESDKLHRLIIRGCWADKTLECPIFLDHGRNLKYLAISWCGLKDDPFKLLAPYVPNLTYLSLNRVHSANTLVLYEGCFPQLKTLVLKCMPDVSELKISDRALPQIEGLYVVTLPKLDKVPHGIESLRSLKKLWLLDLHQGFKAQWNMNGMQQKMQYVPELRI is encoded by the coding sequence ATGGCGGAGGCCTTACTCCATGTTGTTTCAAAGATTGGTGCCACATTAACAGAGGAAACCACAAAGGCTGTGATAGCCAAGCTATCAGACAAAGTTAAAAATCTGAAGGAATTACCAGAGAAAGTTGAGGAAATAGGGAAAGAATTTAAGATGATGAGTACTGTTGTAAAGCAATTTAGTACACCAGGTCATAGCAATGAGCTCGTTAAAGACTGGATTGGAGAGGTGCGGGATTTGGCCCACCGTGTTGAGGATGTAATGGATAAATATTCATATCATGCTCTTAAATTGAAGGAAGAAAATACCATGAAGAAGTTCTTCTCCAAAGCTTATTATGTCACAGTTTTCAGTGAGATTGCTGACGAGATTATCCAGATAGAGAAGAAAATCGAAAATGTTGTGAAGCGGCGAGATCGGTGGCTGCAGCTGCCTCACCTTATTCCTAATCCACTTGCTGACATTGAAAGAAAACAACCACATAGCAGTTTCCAGGAAGTTGTACAAGATGATATTGTGGGGATTGAAGACAACAGGAGAAAGGTGACTGAATGGCTGGACTCTGACtctgacaagcaaggtagcacaGTGATTACAGTGTTTGGTATGGGTGGACTGGGAAAAACCACCCTGGTCGCAAATGTGTATGAGCGGGCGAAGGTCAACTTCACCACTCATGCTTGGATTGTTGTGTCTCAGACCTATGGTTTGGTTGATTTGCTGAGAAAAATGCTTAAGAAGATTGGGGACCAAGAGCATTCACAGCTAATGGATTTGGATACCCATGACTTGGAAGTAAAAATAAAAGAAAGGTTATCAGGTGGAAATTGTTTGCTTGTATTAGATGATGTCTGGAATCGAGAAGCATACACTCAGATAATGGGTGTATTCCAGAATCTCCAAGCAAGTAGAGTTATAATCACAACACGACAGGAGCATGTGGCTACACTTGCTGAACCAAGACATCGACTCAAACTCAAACCATTGGAACACAAAGATGCATTTAATCTTTTCTGCAGAAAGGTTTTCTATAACCGCATGGAATGCAAGTGCCCTCAGAACCTTGAAAAGCTGGCTAATGCTATAGTGGATAGATGTCAAGGCCTGCCACTTGCAATTGTATCCATAGGTGGTATGTTGTCTTCACTGCCAGCAACAGAATACGTCTGGAACGAGACATACAACCAACTTCGTGGTGAGCTGGCAAATAATGATCATCTTCGTGCAATTCTAAATCTGAGCTACCATGACACACCTGGAGAACTGAGGAATTGCTTCTTGTATTGTGGTCTGTTCCCAGAGGATCACGAATTTTCACGGGAAAGCCTTGTGCGGCTGTGGGTTGCAGAAGGTTTTGCATTTCCAAAAGAACAAAGCACAGCAGAGGAGGTGGCTGACAGATATCTCAGAGAATTGATTCAAAGAAATATGCTGGAAGTTGTGGAGAATGATGAGCTAGGCAGGGTTAGTACCTGCAAGATGCATGACCTTGTGCGAGACCTGGTGCTTTCTATTGCCAAAGAGGAAAAGTATGGTTCCGCCATTGATTTTTCAAGCATGTCCTACATGGACAAGGATGTTCGTCGCCTGTCGTCATGTGGATGGAAAGACACAAATGCAGTAAAAGCAAAATTCCCACGTCTTCGAACCCTAGTGGCACTTGGAATAATTGCATCACCTTCTCAGTTGTTATCACCAATTTTATCTGAATCCCACTATATTACTGTTCTTGAGCTGCAAGATTCTGAAATAACTGAAGTGCCAGCATCCATAGGAAATCTGTTTAATCTGCGCTACATCGGTCTGCGCCGCACAAGGGTCAAGTCACTTCCAGAGTCTATCGGGAAGCTCTCAAACCTCCTCACCCTGGACATCAAGCAAACAAAAATAGAGAAGTTGCCACGAGGGATTGTCAGGGTCAAGAAGCTGCGGCACCTTCTAGCTGATAGATATGATGATGAGGAGCAGTCAAAGTTCCGGTATTTCATCGGAATGCAAGCACCAAAACAGCTATCCAATTTGGAGGATCTGCAAACTCTTGAGACCGTGGAAGCGAGCAAGGACTTGGCTGAACAGCTAGCGAAACTTACAAAACTACAGAGTGTGTGGATTGACAAAATACATGCTGTTGACTGTGCAAATCTTTTTGCTGCACTTTCCATGATGCCACTTCTTTCTAGCTTGCTACTCTCTGCAAGTGATGAGAACGAGGAACTTTGCCTGCAAGCTCTCAAGCCAGAATCTGATAAACTCCACAGGTTGATAATCAGAGGGTGTTGGGCAGACAAGACATTAGAGTGCCCGATATTTCTTGACCATGGCAGAAATCTGAAGTATCTAGCTATAAGCTGGTGTGGACTTAAGGACGACCCATTCAAGTTGCTTGCTCCATATGTGCCGAACCTAACCTATCTTAGCCTTAACAGAGTGCATAGTGCAAACACCCTAGTTCTTTATGAGGGGTGCTTCCCACAGCTGAAAACGCTTGTCTTGAAGTGCATGCCTGATGTCAGCGAGCTGAAGATCAGCGATCGTGCCCTTCCACAGATTGAAGGTTTATATGTTGTGACACTTCCAAAACTTGACAAGGTCCCCCATGGCATCGAATCCCTTCGCTCTCTGAAGAAGCTATGGCTGTTGGATCTGCACCAGGGCTTCAAAGCTCAGTGGAATATGAACGGAATGCAGCAGAAGATGCAGTATGTTCCAGAGCTCCGCATCTAG